One window from the genome of Sesamum indicum cultivar Zhongzhi No. 13 linkage group LG15, S_indicum_v1.0, whole genome shotgun sequence encodes:
- the LOC110013171 gene encoding uncharacterized protein LOC110013171: MEPPQGYKIPQGKVCKLEKSLYGLKQASRKWNEEFTNKIRKFGFEQCSHDHCLFTKGTDTNLIALPIYVDDILITAASENSIITVKDYLDDLFTVKHLGNAKYFLGLELARSPEGLVVTQRKYTQDIVKDVGLNNGKHVATPLPPGLKLTVDTGTALTDPSRHWEAAIHVVRYLKGNISTDWAACQETRRCLSGFCIFVGETPISWKIKKQTMVARSSVEAEYRSMATTTCEVTWLVYLLKNLGVEVKTPIPFYCDNKAALHITANPVFHERTKHLEIDCHVVRNKFKE, translated from the exons ATGGAACCTCCTCAAGGTTATAAAATCCCACAGGGCAAGGTCTGTAAACTGGAAAAATCCCTATATGGTTTAAAACAAGCATCTAGAAAGTGGAATGAAGAATTCACTAACAAGATAAGAAAATTTGGTTTTGAACAATGTAGTCATGACCATTGCTTGTTTACAAAAGGGACTGACACTAACCTCATTGCATTACCGatttatgttgatgatataCTAATTACTGCTGCTTCTGAAAATTCCATAATCACTGTCAAGGACTACTTAGATGACCTTTTTACAGTTAAGCACTTGGGAAATGCTAAATATTTCTTAGGGCTTGAGTTAGCACGATCCCCTGAAGGTCTAGTAGTCACTCAACGTAAGTATACTCAAGATATTGTTAAGGATGTTGGGCTCAATAATGGCAAGCATGTTGCCACTCCATTACCTCCAGGACTGAAGCTCACAGTTGACACAGGGACTGCTCTCACTGACCCCTCCAG GCATTGGGAGGCAGCAATTCATGTTGTCAGATACTTGAAAGGCAACATCTCAACAG ATTGGGCTGCATGCCAAGAGACAAGAAGGTGCTTATCAGGATTCTGCATTTTTGTGGGAGAGACTCCCATATCTTGGAAAATCAAGAAGCAGACCATGGTGGCTAGATCATCTGTTGAAGCCGAGTACCGAAGTATGGCCACTACCACCTGTGAAGTAACATGGCTGGTGTACCTTCTGAAGAATTTGGGTGTTGAAGTCAAGACTCCTATTCCATTCTACTGTGACAACAAAGCCGCACTTCACATAACAGCAAATCCGGTCTTCCATGAGAGGACGAAGCACCTGGAAATAGACTGCCATGTGGTGCGTAACAAATTCAAGGAATGA